The nucleotide sequence GGAAATAGCGCTCGGTTCAAGCTCAGATAACTTTCTTTTCTCTTTTATTGGAATCTGGGTCAACTTCATTGCCAAAGCCTACCATGAGAAAAATAAAATAGCTAAAGAAATTGATGACCAAAATAAATTGTTAACTCAGTATGCTGCCGAGATCGAAAGGATGACGCTGCTGGCGGAACGAAGTCGTATGTCCAAGGAGATGCACGACACGTTAGGACACTCTTTTATTTCCCTTATTATGAGTCTCGATGCTGCCATTGCACTACTAGACATAAATCCAAATCTAGCCAAAGAGAAATTGATTCGTATAAGAGGACTGACGGAACAAAACTTGGATGAAATGAGGGATATCGTGCACACAATGGGGGAGGAAGAGAATATTAGTCTAGTAGACCACGTCGAGAGACTCGTCAACAACTTTCGAGAATATACCGGGGCGGTCATTCGTCTCACGCTAAACGGAACAGAACGAACCCTTCGTTTCGATGTGCGGCAATCGATTATTCGAGTGATACAAGAGTCATTTACGAATGCACTAAAGCATGGAAAGGCAACCGAAATCGAGTTAAATCTCCACTTCTCCCCATCAACTTTGCAAGTTTCCATTCGAAATGACGGAAAACCCTTGGGTAAGATAGAGTATGGGTTCGGACTGACAACAATGAAGAATCGGATTGAGATGCTGGGAGGTACCTTTTCTATCTCCGCCTTGGCGGTCACTGGTGCTGAAGTTAGATGCGAAATACCACTGAAAGGAGATAAGCTGTATGCCAATAATTAAAGTACTCCTAGTTGATGATCAGGAATTGATCCTTGAAAGTCTAAATATCGTACTAGAGATGGAAGACGATATTGAGGTTGTGGGTTTGGCTAAGAATGGTGAAGAAGCTATCCACTATTGTGAAAGGTTCCAACCGGATATCATCCTCATGGATATAAATATGCCTATTATGGATGGCGTTGCTGCTACAGAAAAGATCAAACCCCGATTCCCGTTAACGAAAATTATTATTCTAACTTCGTACAAAGAAGTTGAATATGTTCTGGCAGCGTTAAGCCATGGAGCTGAAGGCTTCCTTCTCAAAGCCATCCATCCCAAAAACCTTATCGCCGGCATACGGGTGGTTCACACGGGTGGGACGCTCATTTCGCCGGAAATGGCAGACAAAATGATTAAAAGCATGCTTAAAAGCGGAATTTCATCGACTATGGATTCAAGGGCCATGGAACCCGGATTGCTTGAGAAAAACAATGAATTCGGCCTTAGCGGCCGCGAAGTCGAAATTCTCCACAAGCTGGCATTAGGTCTGCGCAATCAGGACATCGCCAAGGCATTATATCTTAGTGAAGGTACGGTTAAAAATTACATCTCGAATATTTATTCGAAAATGAATGTAAAAGGAAGAAGAGAAGCTGCCTATAAGGCTAGGGAAAAAGGGATTATAGATCCTAAAAGAACACACCCTAAAGAGGAATGAGATCACACTATAGATCTGCGGCCGACACCATAATGGATGTCGGCTTTTATTTTGCTAAAGTCATATGACCATTATATGACTAAACGGTACTACTGACGTATG is from Candidatus Cohnella colombiensis and encodes:
- a CDS encoding sensor histidine kinase yields the protein MKRVFYFMDWGIFGLRSYNYIFLLLHVLMENEYSPRSLVNIVWLLIALFIPILFWFPQQRMNKEWFILFELLLGGSYYIKSFMYSDQLGNVDYLIPSLTIGYLLTRKTAWTMPVLLLLPFGSMLFGTVTWEIALGSSSDNFLFSFIGIWVNFIAKAYHEKNKIAKEIDDQNKLLTQYAAEIERMTLLAERSRMSKEMHDTLGHSFISLIMSLDAAIALLDINPNLAKEKLIRIRGLTEQNLDEMRDIVHTMGEEENISLVDHVERLVNNFREYTGAVIRLTLNGTERTLRFDVRQSIIRVIQESFTNALKHGKATEIELNLHFSPSTLQVSIRNDGKPLGKIEYGFGLTTMKNRIEMLGGTFSISALAVTGAEVRCEIPLKGDKLYANN
- a CDS encoding response regulator transcription factor, coding for MPIIKVLLVDDQELILESLNIVLEMEDDIEVVGLAKNGEEAIHYCERFQPDIILMDINMPIMDGVAATEKIKPRFPLTKIIILTSYKEVEYVLAALSHGAEGFLLKAIHPKNLIAGIRVVHTGGTLISPEMADKMIKSMLKSGISSTMDSRAMEPGLLEKNNEFGLSGREVEILHKLALGLRNQDIAKALYLSEGTVKNYISNIYSKMNVKGRREAAYKAREKGIIDPKRTHPKEE